The following are encoded in a window of Cryptococcus neoformans var. neoformans B-3501A chromosome 13, whole genome shotgun sequence genomic DNA:
- a CDS encoding ADP/ATP carrier protein (Match to ESTs gb|CF184566.1|CF184566, gb|CF184395.1|CF184395, gb|CF183340.1|CF183340; Similar to gi|46096870|gb|EAK82103.1| hypothetical protein UM00919.1 [Ustilago maydis 521], FASTA scores: opt: 1684, E(): 6.9e-104, (80.573% identity (93.312% similar) in 314 aa overlap (1-313:4-317)); HMMPfam hit to Mito_carr, Mitochondrial carrier protein, score: 320.3, E(): 2.9e-93): MSEVARKPKDAKAFLTDFLMGGVSAAVSKTAAAPIERIKLLVQNQDEMIKQGRLATPYKGVGDCFARTYKDEGLASLWRGNTANVIRYFPTQALNFAFKDYFKSMFGFKKSEGYWKWFAGNIASGGAAGASSLLFVYSLDYARTRLANDNKSAKKGGSRQFNGLVDVYKKTLASDGIAGLYRGFVPSVVGIIVYRGLYFGLYDSIKPVILVGPLEGNFLASFLLGWTVTTSAGLASYPLDTIRRRMMMTSGGTVHYKSMFDAGSQIVAKEGMKSLFKGAGANILRGVAGAGVLSLYDKAQELMFGKVYSGGSG; this comes from the exons ATGTCTGAAGTTGCCCGAAAGCCCAAGGACGCCAAGGCGTTCCTCACTGACTTCCTCATGGGTGGTGTCTCTGCCGCTGTCTCTaagactgctgctgcccCCATTGAGCGTATTAAGCTCTTGGTCCAAAACCAGGACGAGAT GATCAAGCAGGGCCGTCTTGCTACCCCTTACAAGGGTGTCGGCGACTGCTTCGCCAGGACCTACAAGGACGAGGGTCTTGCCTCTCTCTGGCGAGGTAACACCGCCAACGTCATCCGATACTTCCCTACTCAGGCTCTTAACTTCGCCTTCAAGGACTACTTCAAGTCCATGTTCGGCTTCAAGAAGTCTGAGGGTTACTGGAAGTGGTTCGCCGGTAACATCGCTTCC GGTGGTGCCGCTggtgcttcttctcttctcttcgtctACTCTCTCGACTACGCCCGTACCCGTCTCGCCAACGACAACAAGTCCGCCAAGAAGGGTGGTTCTCGTCAGTTCAACGGTTTGGTCGATGTCTACAAGAAGACCCTCGCTTCCGACGGTATCGCCGGTCTTTACCGAGGTTTCGTCCCCTCTGTCGTCGGTATCATTGTCTACCGAGGTCTCTACTTCGGTCTCT ATGACTCCATTAAGCCTGTTATTCTCGTCGGCCCTCTCGAGGGTAACTTCcttgcttccttcttgctcgGTTGGACTGTCACCACCTCCGCTGGTCTTGCATCTTACCCTCTCGACACCATCCGTCGacgaatgatgatgacttCCGGTGGTACCGTCCACTACAAGTCCATGTTCGACGCCGGTTCTCAGATCGTTGCCAAGGAGGGTATGAAGTCTCTCTTCAAGGGTGCCGGTGCCAACATCCTCCGTGGTGttgctggtgctggtgtCTTGTCTCTCTACGACAAGGCCCAGGAGCTCATGTTCGGCAAGGTCTACTCT GGTGGTTCTGGATAA
- a CDS encoding ADP/ATP carrier protein (Match to ESTs gb|CF186807.1|CF186807, gb|CF186806.1|CF186806; Similar to gi|46096870|gb|EAK82103.1| hypothetical protein UM00919.1 [Ustilago maydis 521], FASTA scores: opt: 1592, E(): 9.5e-99, (77.778% identity (91.111% similar) in 315 aa overlap (8-319:3-317)); HMMPfam hit to Mito_carr, Mitochondrial carrier protein, score: 318.9, E(): 7.4e-93), translated as MSKVQESTVKKPTDTDVSGFLTNFLMGGVSAAISKTAAAPIERVKLLIQNQDEMIKQGRLSTPYKGVINTFARTYKDEGLVSLWRGNTANVIRYFPTQALNFAFKDYFKTLFGFKRSEGYWKWFAGNIASGAAAGASSLIFVYSLDYARTRLANDNKSAGKGGTRQFNGLLDVYKKTLASDGIIGLYRGFVPSVAGIVVYRGLYFGLYDSVKPVVLVGVLEGNFLASFLLGWTVTTAAGFVSYPLDTIRRRMMMTSGGTVHYKSMFDAASQIVAKEGSRSLFKGAGANILRGVASAGVLSLYDKAQELMFGKVYSSGSG; from the exons ATGTCCAAAGTGCAAGAATCTACTGTCAAAAAACCAACCGACACAGATGTCTCTGGCTTCCTAACAAACTTCTTGATGGGTGGAGTGTCTGCagccatctccaaaacaGCAGCCGCCCCGATTGAGCGTGTCAAACTTTTGATTCAGAACCAAGATGAGAT GATTAAACAAGGTCGTCTTTCGACACCATACAAAGGCGTCATCAACACTTTTGCTCGTACTTACAAGGATGAAGGCCTCGTCTCTCTCTGGCGAGGAAACACAGCCAATGTTATCCGATATTTCCCTACCCAAGCACTTAACTTTGCGTTTAAGGACTACTTCAAGACTTTGTTCGGTTTCAAAAGATCTGAAGGGTACTGGAAATGGTTTGCTGGTAACATCGCCTCA GGTGCCGCTGCTggagcttcttccctcatTTTCGTGTACTCACTTGATTATGCTCGAACTCGTCTCGCCAATGACAACAAGTCCGCAGGCAAGGGTGGTACCCGTCAATTCAACGGACTTCTTGACGTCTACAAGAAGACTTTGGCTTCCGATGGTATCATCGGTCTGTACCGCGGTTTCGTTCCTTCTGTGGCTGGTATTGTTGTCTATCGAGGTCTTTACTTTGGTCTTT ACGACTCTGTCAAGCCTGTCGTTCTCGTCGGTGTTCTTGAAGGCAACTTCCtcgcttccttccttcttggctgGACTGTCACTACCGCTGCTGGCTTTGTTTCCTACCCGCTTGACACTATCCGTCGTCGTATGATGATGACTTCGGGTGGTACCGTCCACTACAAGTCCATGTTCGATGCTGCATCCCAGATCGTCGCCAAGGAAGGCTCGAGATCATTGTTCAAGGGTGCCGGTGCCAACATCTTGCGAGGTGTCGCAAGTGCGGGTGTATTGTCTTTGTATGACAAGGCACAGGAGCTCATGTTTGGCAAGGTTTATTCT AGCGGTTCTGGGTAG
- a CDS encoding hypothetical protein (Match to EST gb|CF187038.1|CF187038; Similar to gi|46098983|gb|EAK84216.1| hypothetical protein UM03348.1 [Ustilago maydis 521], FASTA scores: opt: 812, E(): 9.8e-35, (39.862% identity (61.517% similar) in 725 aa overlap (15-676:9-684))) — MASHTLRPHRSPSPSPEPPVNLANPAKLTRQSLGPPTSGNSKGFGSLGLGPGLASPSSSSQPRHVSSSVAMGMGNRDSLSPRPSGVGSGRAVSATTGPRPSSEFIPTREAKTPEAEQIDQWFKHLANWEATLEEMAAASTDQNFTEELGAIEQWFRVLSEAERTAALYSLLQYSTPVQIRFFISVLHHMSQSDPMSALLSPSLSGNNSFQTQVESKLSNMNLKSPSAGGGAGFTGSSGNGHYLAPDDAATKAAKARQNRISAPGTLQPHDRWQGQLDQVIERGTSPGLESNISGRSRSKSPTPEPRPKSTDFSGKPRESLHRDSTAFPRSPRVSAGSPGIGLGIGHESPMASPFGNNASWASMVNTPLVQNFNDGKLTAPASVADLSQALNMATLQLNNPGYLPLDDARKYRRPTGGYSSGQTSRNVSGQYNDDGEIVNPHTTQPGTPSGLLPNQFGTAGRSPLVDQFGLGGLGIGADPATLANLGLNYNLAGLGGVNPGLNGLTAAQAQAAQMLAMQQQLQNSQYSPFNVSASSLQPGLNPSRRGASRDQSSHLNQHHNQHQQQHQLGRRSPNPMKSHSPAPGQQTGGGGAGGGAGVAGPEDVDVRILEDVPNWLRVLRLHKYTPNFEKSNWNDMVLMTDQDLQDNGISAQGARTKFLKVFYNVRTKMDIAHPPGQEEYAPGPKESK, encoded by the exons ATGGCTTCCCACACTCTTCGACCTCACCGttccccctctccctcccctgAACCTCCTGTTAACCTTGCCAACCCGGCTAAACTCACCCGCCAATCTCTTGGTCCTCCCACATCCGGTAACTCCAAAGGTTTTGGATCCCTCGGCTTGGGCCCTGGACTCGCGTCTCCTAGCTCCTCTAGCCAACCCAGACACGTGAGCTCGTCCGTCGCTATGGGTATGGGAAACCGGGACAGTTTGAGCCCCAGGCCAAGCGGCGTTGGCAGCGGAAGGGCCGTTTCTGCCACTACGGGTCCTAGGCCGAGCAGTGAATTCATTCCTACCCGCGAGGCCAAGACTCCCGAAG CGGAGCAAATTGATCAATGGTTTAAACACCTTGCTAACTGGGAAGCGACCCTTGAAGAAATGGCGGCTGCGAGCACAGACCAAAACTTTACCGAAGAGCTTGGCGCGATTGAGCAAT GGTTCCGCGTTCTCTCTGAGGCTGAGCGTACTGCCGCTCTGtactctcttctccaatatTCCACTCCGGTCCAGATCCGTTTCTTCATTTCGGTGCTCCACCACATGTCCCAATCTGACCCCATGTctgctctcctctcccccaGCCTTTCCGGTAACAACTCTTTCCAGACTCAGGTCGAGTCCAAGCTGTCCAATATGAACCTCAAGTCCCCCTCCGCAGGCGGCGGAGCCGGTTTCACTGGCTCTTCTGGTAATGGGCACTATCTCGCTCCAGATGATGCTGCAACAAAGGCCGCGAAAGCAAGGCAGAACCGTATCTCCGCTCCTGGTACACTCCAGCCGCACGACAGGTGGCAAGGTCAGCTTGATCAGGTGATCGAGCGAGGTACATCTCCGGGTTTGGAAAGTAACATTTCTGGCCGTAGCCGAAGCAAGTCGCCCACTCCTGAACCCCGACCCAAGTCTACTGACTTTTCGGGTAAACCTCGAGAATCCCTCCACCGTGACAGCACTGCCTTccctcgctctcctcgagTTTCTGCTGGTAGCCCCGGTATTGGCTTGGGTATCGGACATGAGTCCCCTATGGCCAGTCCGTTTGGGAATAACGCCAGCTGGGCGAGCATGGTCAACACCCCCCTTGTACAGAATTTCAATGATGGCAAGCTCACCGCTCCTGCTAGCGTCGCCGACCTCTCTCAGGCTCTCAACATGGCGACCCTCCAGCTCAACAACCCTGGTTACCTTCCTCTTGATGATGCTCGCAAGTATCGACGGCCCACTGGCGGTTACTCTTCCGGCCAGACTTCTCGTAACGTCTCAGGCCAATACAACGACGACGGTGAGATTGTCAATCCGCATACTACCCAGCCTGGTACACCCTCTGGCCTTCTTCCTAACCAATTTGGAACAGCGGGACGCTCGCCTCTTGTGGATCAGTTTGGTTTGGGCGGCTTGGGTATCGGTGCCGATCCCGCAACGTTGGCTAATCTCGGACTGAACTACAACCTTGCAGGATTGGGAGGTGTGAACCCTGGCTTAAACGGTTTGACTGCCGCACAAGCCCAAGCGGCGCAGATGCTCGCTATGCAACAACAACTCCAAAACTCCCAATACTCGCCGTTCAACGTCTCCGCGTCTAGCCTTCAGCCGGGGTTGAACCCGTCTCGACGTGGCGCCAGTCGAGACCAGTCTTCGCATCTTAACCAACACCACAAccaacatcaacaacagcacCAGCTTGGAAGGCGAAGTCCCAACCCTATGAAGTCCCACTCCCCCGCACCTGGTCAACAGactggtggtggaggtgctggtggtggcgCTGGTGTGGCAGGACCcgaagatgtggatgtgaGGATTTTGGAGGATGTGCCCAACTGGCTGAGAGTTCTCAGATTGCAT AAATATACGCCCAACTTTGAAAAGTCCAACTGGAACGACATGGTGTTGATGACAGATCAGGATCTGCAGGACAATGGTATCTCGGCGCAAGGTGCGAGGACCAAG TTCCTCAAGGTATTCTACAACGTGCGAACCAAGATGGACATTGCCCACCCTCCAGGGCAGGAAGAGTACGCTCCCGGACCCAAAGAATCCAAGTAA
- a CDS encoding hypothetical protein (Match to EST gb|CF185774.1|CF185774; Similar to gi|46097301|gb|EAK82534.1| hypothetical protein UM01718.1 [Ustilago maydis 521], FASTA scores: opt: 1167, E(): 9.4e-75, (62.362% identity (87.085% similar) in 271 aa overlap (1-271:1-270)); HMMPfam hit to Glucosamine_iso, Glucosamine-6-phosphate isomerases/6-phosphogluconolactonase, score: 487.4, E(): 1.4e-143), producing the protein MRLTVRDTKEQVGNYVGDYIANRVNSFVPTPEHKNFVLGLPTGSSPLPVYRRLVELYNEKKVSFKDVVTFNMDEYVGIPRDHSESYHTFMFKNFFSLIDINPNNTHILNGEAEDLYKECEDYEASIKAVGGIDLFLGGIGADGHIAFNEPGSSLTSRTRIKTLAYETILDNCRFFNNDLSLVPRMALTVGVQTVMDAREVVLVVTGQNKSLALSQMIEGAVNHMVTASALQTHPWALVVCDEDATLELRVKTVKYFKSIEKVQDEVEAKYGPVASVRLGLRAMEQIVVTTYIINSYTPKCTYIYVQGPLSKDYSKKRGKGKTKTRDIILFYTPQPKHSF; encoded by the exons ATGAGACTGACTGTTCGAGACACCAAAGAGCAAGTCGGCAACTAC GTTGGGGATTACATCGCCAACCGTGTAAACTCCTTTGTACCCACTCCAGAACACAAGAACTTTGTTCTTGGACTTCCTACAGGCTCATCTCCTTTACCCGTGTATAGGCGATTGGTTGAGCTTTACaatgagaagaaagtgaGCTTTAAGGATGTAGTTACCT TCAACATGGACGAATACGTTGGGATTCCCCGTGATCATTCCGAGTCATACCACACTTTCATGTTTAAAaatttcttctcccttatCGACATCAA TCCTAATAACACACACATTTTGAACGGTGAAGCTGAAGATCTCTACAAGGAATGTGAAGATTACGAAGCTTCCATCAAGGCTGTTGGCGGTATCGATCTCTTTTTGGGAGGCATCGGCGCTGATGGACACATTGCTTTCAACGAG CCTGGATCCTCACTTACTTCCAGGACACGGATTAAGACTCTTGCCTACGAGACCATCCTTGACAACTGCCGTTTCTTCAACAATGATCTTTCCCTCGTACCCCGTATGGCTCTCACCGTCGGCGTCCAGACAGTCATGGATGCTAGGGAGGTTGTACTTGTGGTTACTGGTCAGAACAAGAGCTTGGCATTGAGTCAAATGATCGAAGGTGCGGTAAACCATATGGTCACTGCTAGTGCTCTGCAGACACATCCCTGGGCTTTGGTTGTTTGCGA tgAGGATGCCACCCTTGAGCTTCGAGTCAAGACTGTCAAGTACTTCAAGTCTATCGAAAAAGTGCAAGACGAGGTCGAGGCCAAGTACGGCCCCGTTGCTTCCGTTCGATTGGGATTGAGAG CGATGGAACAAATCGTGGTAACCACATACATCATCAATTCATATACCCCAAAATGTACATATATATACGTTCAAGGACCGCTGTCTAAGGATTACtccaaaaaaagaggaaaaggaaaaactAAAACCCGTGATATTATACTCTTCTATACTCCACAACCAAAACACTCCTTCTAA
- a CDS encoding hypothetical protein (Match to EST gb|CF182968.1|CF182968) produces MTGASSAAQVSVRNNYDEFEFEENFDREELEKAMGEAERRYGAQSESLVRRTDGMIAGQPAESPFIIRDIEDIVSDQGDDGSLISQRTITPLVYAEHAEQIESGEADDSLAPFFQFRKRGFFNVTDLAAPVWCETQYDYRLRTLPFLPLAERPDVITATSGKQIVVDKRKRESGERIMNRGRKLIIIRQKVHKQLEREIHPNEIVVDTTTREDVWGLRFLNMLSAVEALLTIGKCREMPVVGFVNDILVLGIIDEIVRSPVESPKLKASKSTTPSKSPNNTSRQTSLANFFTSIKHSQVVDQTSPSVDLPSTALSQQSRPRTHKLHISDSKTRAVLSVPRDDDIKAGKIQVMMYKEMLDAILLAPYRSSTPSTDQQLLDDTFSILPSRASKPFAWKKLFDHLSLSPTEPFSEQFFKEGRMVIEGNKLRHGATKALCLQDFVQVWEKYVEDLGLGYSKETKLKGVREKGEQWENLGKTEDRLELVYRWAGGKKKRKRREAHKRRKRDFNRESPNKQDDALEVEFQRGEAPLSRGHGHLEAEEEQRLIQLAIAESLNIDPNASSTRPYLTTPILTPTYTRSAPHTTPASTSRKHKKDRDESTVHEDEEYWTSTDDEFYAHVIENGLGEDRAGGDRFVPGSVDVIPEGAATNNLTTTTSEVPSTSTPSNPEFSLSQSSLASSTPSKKPSDVHTSQLSGLISQERIKTKAKRKDDLVAGSIIGRSAFSHSPKFLTDHLESVLQFWMGERPPKGVEIHEAKRCAYCEFEDGCEWRLMKVEEHRRQIQEKKNKL; encoded by the exons ATGACGGGAGCCTCATCTGCAGCCCAAGTTAGCGTCAGAAACAACTATGACGAATTCGAATTTGAGGAGAACTTCGATCGTGAGGAATTGGAGAAGGCAATGGGTGAGGCGGAACGTCGATATGGAGCTCAGTCTGAGAGCTTAGTGAGACGTACCGATGGCATGATTGCTGGGCAGCCAGCAGAGTCTCCATTTATAATCAGAGACATTGAGGACATTGTCTCAGACCAAGGTGACGATGGCTCTTTAATCTCTCAACGCACGATAACTCCCTTGGTATATGCTGAACACGCAGAGCAAATTGAGTCGGGAGAAGCGGATGATTCTCTTGCCCCATTCTTTCAGTTCAGGAAACGAGGCTTCTTCAATGTAACTGATCTGGCTGCGCCAGTGTGGTGTGAGACGCAG TATGACTA TCGGCTACGGACGTTACCGTTCTTGCCGCTGGCTGAGAGACCCGACGTAATCACCGCGACATCTGGAAAGCAGATTGTTGTTgacaagagaaaaagagaaagtggCGAGAGGATAATGAATCGGGGCCGA AAGCTCATAATTATCCGACAGAAAGTGCATAAACAATTGGAAAGGGAAATACACCCTAATGAGATCGTTGTCGATACGACTACCCGGGAAGATGTATGGGGTCTGAG GTTCCTCAATATGTTGTCTGCTGTTGAGGCGCTCTTGACCATCGGTAAATGTCGAGAAATGCCAGTCGTAGGATTTGTCAACGATATTCTGGTCCTTGGTATCATT GATGAAATCGTCCGTTCTCCAGTCGAGTCTCCCAAATTGAAAGCCTCAAAGTCGACCACCCCATCCAAATCCCCCAATAATACATCTCGCCAGACGTCGCTTGccaacttcttcacctccaTAAAACATTCTCAGGTCGTGGACCAaacttctccttcagtGGATCTGCCATCGACCGCATTATCACAACAATCTAGACCTCGTACCCACAAGCTGCACATTTCCGACTCCAAGACACGCGCAGTATTATCGGTGCCACGAGACGATGACATTAAGGCGGGAAAGATACAAGTCATGATGTACAAGGAGATGCTGGACGCAATCTTGCTTGCGCCATATCGATCTTCTACACCTTCGACTGATCAGCAACTGTTAGATGACACATTCTCGATCTTACCCTCACGAGCTTCAAAACCCTTTGCTTGGAAGAAGCTTTTCGACCATCTATCGCTCTCCCCAACTGAACCATTCTCTGAGCAATTTTTTAAGGAGGGGCGGATGGTTATCGAAGGCAACAAGCTGAGACATGGTGCGACCAAGGCATTGTGCCTTCAAGACTTTGTCCAGGTGTGGGAAAAGTATGTCGAGGACCTTGGCTTGGGGTATAGTAAAGAGACAAAGCTCAAAGGCGTAcgggaaaaaggggaaCAATGGGAAAATCTGGGGAAGACTGAAGATAGGCTTGAGTTGGTATATAGATGGGCaggagggaaaaagaagcgaaaaaggagagaagccCACAAGCGGCGGAAAAGAGATTTTAATCGAGAATCACCAAATAAACAAGACGATGCGTTGGAAGTAGAATTTCAAAGAGGTGAAGCGCCGCTTAGCAGAGGTCATGGGCATttggaagcagaggaagaacagcGTCTTATCCAGCTAGCAATCGCTGAAAGTTTGAATATCGACCCAAATGCCTCATCAACCAGACCTTATCTCACCACGCCCATTCTCACGCCCACCTACACAAGATCAGCGCCCCATACTACCCCAGCATCTACATCCAGGAAGCACAAAAAGGACAGAGACGAAAGTACTGTtcatgaggatgaggagtATTGGACTTCGACTGATGATGAGTTTTACGCCCACGTTATTGAAAATGGGCTGGGTGAAGACCGTGCGGGTGGTGATAGGTTTGTACCCGGGAGCGTTGATGTCATTCCCGAAGGAGCTGCTACGAATAaccttaccaccaccacgtCCGAAGTCCCCTCAACATCAACGCCCTCAAATCCAGAGTTCTCACTTTCTCAAAGCTCGCTTGCCTCTTCTACACCATCGAAAAAGCCTAGCGATGTCCATACCTCACAACTCTCCGGTCTTATCTCCCAAGAAAGAATAAAGACAAAAgcaaagagaaaagatgatCTTGTGGCAGGATCTATAATCGGTCGTAGTGCATTTTCACACTCTCCAAAGTTCTTGACGGACCATCTTGAAAGTGTCTTGCAGTTCTGGATGGGAGAGCGACCGCCGAAGGGTGTAGAGATACATGAAGCGAAGAGATGTGCGTATTGTGAATTTGAAGATGGCTGTGAATGGCG TTTGATGAAAGTTGAAGAACACCGTCGGCAGAttcaagaaaagaagaataaATTGTGA